GATGGTGTCGACGATCCGCTGGGTGTGGGCGCGCCCCAGGATGGGGCCGATGTGGATGTCGCTGACGACGGCGATCCGCAGACCGTGCGCGGAGCGGGGGAGCTTGGCGAGCGGGACGGTGACACGCTTCAGCCGGGGGCCGCGCAGGACGCCGTGGGCGCCGTGTCCGACGGTGCCGAGGGCGGCGGCAGCGGCGCCCGCGGCGACCGTCCGGGAGACGAACAGGCGGCGGGACACGGCCCGGGCGGGCTCGGCGGCGGCCGGTCCGGGTGCCGGGGCGATCTCCGTGACGGGCTCGGACGCGGGCTCGGACTCAGGCGCGGGCTCGGGCTTCGCGGTGCCGGAGGAGGTGCCGGAAGCCGAGGCGGTGCCCGCGTCGGTGTCCTGGCGGGCGGCGGTCTCCCGCGGCTCCTCGGCGCCGGGGACGGGCACGGGCTCGGGCCGGGCTGCCACCGGCGCCGTGCCCGCGTCCGCGCCCGTGGCGCTGCTCGTGGTGGTGCTCGTGGTGGTACCGGTGATGGTGCTCGTGGTGGTGCTCGTCACCGGGGCCGCCGTCGCGGTGGTCTCCGGGCGCCCGGAACGCGCCGTTCTCTTCGCCGTCCGGTCCCACCTCAGCCAGATCGCCCGTACCGCCTCGCCCACCAACAGCGCCAGGACCAGGTAGAGCAGCACGGCCAGCCAGAGATAGCCCGGCCAGGCAAGTATGCGTTCCAGCCAGAACGGCACTCCCGCGCGTCTCGCGACCAGCGCGCCCACGGAGAGCACGGGCAGGATGACGAGCGCCACCGTGCCGACCCGGCGTGCCGTACCGGGGCCACGCGTGGTGTCCCGTACGACCCGCCGCCAGACATACCAGTGGACCCCCGCCAACAGGGCTACCACCGCGATCACTACCAGTACGACGACGGCCAGCACAGAAAGCTCCCCTATTCTTCACGCCGCAGAGCGCGAACCCCACGCAACCCGATGGCTCCCACGGCCGTCCCCAGGATCAGGGATGTGACAGCGAGCAGCAGGTGAACCCAGAAGTAGGCCGTCGGATCACCGGCGTCGTCGAACGCGAGTCCGCTGCCGTCCTCCCACAGGTTCTTGACGAAGGTGACCCAGATGAACCAGCTCCACACCCCGAAAGCGAGCAGGAACCAGGAGACGGGGCGGCTGAGCTTCATACGTCCAGTATCGCGATCGGCCGTGGCCGCCTTCCGTCCGGGTGGGGTCACCCGGACGGACCGTCCGGACGGGGACGCCCGCCGCACCCGCGCGGGTAGGGTCACCGGTGGTGCCCACGCCGGTGGGCTGACTCAGCGGTCCCCCCGGCGAGTCCCGAACCCGATAAACATATTTTCTTTCTTTCCCTGTACTTTCACCTGCGTGTCTGTCGTGAAGAGCACCCTGAAGAAGAGCACGAGGAACCGCGTGAGGACGACCGTGCGGACCACCGCGCGGAAGGCCGCGCTGGTGGTCGCCGCCGCCTCGCTCCTTCCCGCCCTGGGGGGCGCCCCCGCCTTCGCGGACACCCACGACGACAAGCCGCAGGGGAAGAACAGCGCCACAACGGCCCGGAAGCACCCCGACCCCCCGGCGGTCATGTCCACGGTCGGCGGGGCCCGGCTGGGCGTGGCGGGCACTCAGGTCAGCCTGGGCACCGGCGCCCCCGTCCTGCCCAAGGATCTGACCGCCCGCTCCTGGGTCGTGGCCGACGCCGAGAGCGGCGAGGTGCTGGCCGCGCACAACCCGCACTGGCGGCTCGCCCCGGCCTCCACCCTGAAGATGCTCTTCGCGGACACCCTGCTGCCCAAGCTGCCGAAGGCCACGACCCACAAGGTGTCCGCCGACGAACTGGCGGACGTGGGCCTGAACAGCAGTGTGGTCGGGGTGGAGGAGGACATGACGTACTCCATCCACGATCTGTGGCTGGGGGTCTTCCTGCGCTCGGGCAACGACGCCGTCCATGTGCTGTCCGCGCTGAACGGCGGCATCGACAAGACCGTCCAGGACATGCAGGCGCACGCCGAGGAGCTTCAGGCACTGGACACCCAGGTCGTCTCCCCCGACGGCTACGACGCCGCGGGGCAGGTCTCCTCCGCGTACGACCTCACCCTGATCGCCCGCAGCGGTCTCCAGAAGAAGGACTTCCGCGAGTACAGCGCGACGATGACGGCGGACTTCCCCGGCAAGGGGCAGATCGTGACCACCAACCGGCTGCTGACGGGGGACTTCGGCCTCGACCCGTACAAGGGGCTCGCGGGCGTCAAGAACGGGAGCACCACGCACGCGGGCGCGACCTTCACCGGTGTCGCCGAGCGCGGTGGGCGGGTCCTGCTGGTGACGGTGATGAACCCGGAGTCCGAGGAGAACAACGCCGTCTACAAGGAGACCGAGCGGCTGCTCGACTGGGGCTTCGCGGCGGCGGGCAAGGTCACCCCGGTGGGCGAGCTGGTGCCGCCGAAGTCGGCCGCCCTCGACGACACGATGGCGGCGGGCCCGTCCAACGGGCCGAGCGGGACCGCGTCCGCGACGCCCGGCCCCGCCGCCGCTGCCGCCGCCTCGGCGACCCGCGCCCAGGAGCCCTCCGGGGGCGTGGGTACCGCCCTCGCGGTCGCGGGCGGGGTACTGATCGCGCTCGCGGCCGGGGTGTTCGTGGTCAACCGCCGCTGGCCCTCCCGCCGGAGCTGAGCCCGTCCGGGCCCGGGGCGGCACCCCCGTCGCCGACAACGGAGCCGGAGTCGGGAACGGGGCCGGGGACGGGGCCGGAGTCGGAGTCGGGAGCGGGGTCGGGAACGGGGTCGCTGCCGTTGCCGGGTGTCGCCGTCCACGCGGCGCAGTACAGCAGCAGCTTCGCCGTGAAGTTGATCCACAGCAGCAGGGCGACCGGCACCCCGAAGGCCCCGTAGAGGCTCTTGGCCGCGACCTGCTGCATATAGCCGCTGAGCAGCAGTTTCAGCAGCTCGAACCCGATCGCGCCGAGCAGTGCGGCCACCAGCAGCGGACGGCGGCCCGGCCGCACCCCGGGCAGCAGGGTGAGCAGATAGAGCAGCATCAGGAAGTCGGCGACGACGGCGATGGCGATGGCCGCGACCGCGAGGAGGACGCCCCCGGCCCCGCCGCGTTCGACGCCCAGCCGCTCCGCGCCCCAGCCGACGGCCGAGGTGCCGAGCGCGGACGCGGCGAGCGAGACCAGCGCGGTGGCGCCGAGGCCGAGGAGTACGCCCGTGTCCTTGGCCTTGCGGAGCAGGAAGTTCCCCCGGTCCTCGTCGTCGAGGCCCCACACGGCCCGCAGGCAGTCCCGCATCGAGCCGATCCAGCCGATCCCGGTGACGAGCAGGAAGGCGCCCGCGACCAGGCCGACGGTACCCGCGTTGGCCACCAGTGAGCCGAAGTCGAGCTGGTCGGAGATCCCGGGCACCTGCTCGCTGATCCGCGCCTCCAACCGGCCGGCGCGGTCCGCGCCGATGAGGGCGGCGGCCACCGCGGCCGCCACGGTGAGCAGCGGGAAGAGGGCGAGAAAGCTCAGGAAGGTGATGGCGGCGGCCAGTCGCGCCCAGTGCGCGCGCTCCAGCGTCAGATAGCTGCGCCAGGCGTGGGTCCGCGTCAGCCGGGCCAGTCCCGGCACCTTCTCCATCCAGTCCATGCGGTACGCCTACCCAGCCGTGGCCGTGGTTCACCGACCGCCGGAAGCGGAGGTTCCGCACAGCGCCGCGACCGCCCGGGACACACCGGACGCGAGCATCCCGGACGCGACCGCCCCGGACGCGGGCGCCACAAACCCGAGCACCACATACCCAAGCACCGCAGACCCGGGCGTCACAGACCCGGGCATCGCGGACCCGGGCACCGCGGACCCGGGCGTCACAGACCCGCGACGGCGCACGCGTACATCGCCGCCCACACCAGCCCGATCACGGCGAGCGCCCGGTCCCGCAGCACCACCTCCTCGGGTTCGCCCGCCGTCCCCCGGTCGGCGAAGACGGCGTAGCGGAGCACGGCGAGGATGAACGCGATCATGGAGAGCTGCCGCCAGGGCAGCAGCGAGGCCCCGCCCCCGGAGCCCGGTCCGCCGTCGGACTCCAGGGCCCAGAGGCAGTAGCCGAGGACGGCGACCCCGGCGGCGAGCTGCCAGACGAACCGCAGATAGCCGGTGGTGTACTCGGTGAGCAGGGCCCGGGTCGCGCCCTTGTCGCCCGCGAGCTGCACGGCCTCGGAGTACCGTTTCGCCGCCACCATGAAGAGCGCGCCGAACCCGGTGGTGATGAGGAACCAGCGGGAGAGCGGGATACCGAGCGCGACCCCGCCGGTCGTCGCCCGCATCAGAAACCCGGTGGTGACCACGGCCATGTCGACGACCAGGACATGTTTGAGCCAGAGGCAGTACGCGAACTGCATCGAGAGGTACGCGGTGAGCAGGGCGCCGGTCAGGGCGTTGCACAGGGCCGCCGCGCCCGCGACGGCGAGGACGGCGAGCAGCGCGCCGACGGTGTAGGCGAGCGGGGCGGGCACCTCTCCCGCGGCGACCGGGCGGCGGCGCTTCACCGGGTGGGCGCGGTCCGCCTCGGCGTCACGGGCGTCGTTGACGAGGTAGACGGCGCAGGCGGCGGCGGTGAAGAGGACGAAGACGAGGGCCAGGTGGGTGGTGTTGTGGAGGGAGTCCAGTTCGCCGGCGGCTGCGGGGGCCGCCGCGACCAGGAGGTTCTTGACCCATTGGCGGGGGCGGGCGGTGCGGAGCAGTCCGGTGGCCAGGGTCCTCGCCCGGGGCCGCGCGAAGGGCCCGGAGCGCCGCCGTCCGGGGCGGTCGGGGAGATCGAGGAGAACGGTGCCGCGCTCGCTCACGCCGGGCCCCTTCCGGCCCCGGCCCCGACCCCGCTCCGCCGGCCGGGCGGGCGGCGGGTCCCCCAGTGGGCGGCGAGGGCTCCGAGCGCGGCCCCGGCGGCGATGTCGGTCGGGTAGTGGACGCCGACGACCAGCCGGGACAGGCACATCGCGGCGGCGAGCGAGGTCAGGGCGGCGGCGCCGAGGGGCGCGGGCAGCAGGGCGCCGAAGGCCACGGCGGCGGCGGACGCGGAGGTGGCGTGCGCGCTGGGGAAGGAGTACGGGCCGAAGACCTCTGCGGCAGGCCAGGTCCCGCCGGCCCCGGCCCCCGGCCCGGCCCGCTGCCCACTCCGCGCCAGGGCCGCCTCCTGCCCGCTTCCCGTTCCGCTGCTCTGCCAGAACTCCTGCCCGCCCCCCGTCCCACTCCGCTGCCCGGCCTCCTGCCCGCTTCCCGTCCCGGCTCCCGCCCCGGTGCGGGCCCGCTGCCCACTCCGCGCCGGGGCGGGTTCAACCCCGCTCGGTCTCTCCCGTCTGACCAGGTACTTCACCCCCACGCTCGCCACATGGGCCAGCCCCACCACGGCCGTGGCCCGCAGCCAGGCCGGGCGCCGGGCGCGGTCCGCCGCCGCGCCCGCGAGACCGGCGGCGAGCCAGAGGCCACCGTGCTCGCCCGCCCGGGACAGCCCCCGGGCCGCCGCCGTGACCCCCGGCAGACCGGCCCCGCCGCGTACCGTCAGCGCCAGGAGTTCCCGGTCGGCCGCCGCCCACTCCTCGTACCGCATCAACCGCCCCTTCGTCCGCGTCGATCCGCCGCCGTCCGCGTCGGTCCTTCGTCGGTCCTTCGTCGGTCCGTCGTCGGTCCGTCGCCGTCGGCTGTGTCCCTCTTCGCTCTTCCGCTCCGGCCCCCGGCCGGTCCTCGTCGACGCCGGAAGAGCCCGGCCCGACTCTTCTGGGCCCGCAGCCGACATTTCACGCCATTCTTTGAAGACACTCGTTTAATCACCCATTTCGGCGAGTCCGCTGGGCACTCCAAAAATGTGGGCATAAGCGGCGATACGGTCACATCTATGTCTGTTGCCGACCCCCGTCCCGGCCCCGTCGATCTCCCCCCGGCGGACCCCGGCGACCCCTTCGTCACCGTCTCCGGCTGGGGCCGTACCGCCCCCACCACGGCCTCGGTGGTCCGTCCCCGCTCCCCCGAGGAGGCCGCCGACGCCGTACGCGCCTGGGGCGCGCGCGGCGGCATCGCCCGGGGGCTCGGCCGGGCCTACGGCGACGCCGCGCAGAACGCGGGCGGAACGGTCCTCGACATGACCGGGCTGCACCGCGTCCGCTCCCTCGACACCGCCGCCGGAACGGTCGACTGCGACGCCGGGGTGAGCCTCCACCGCCTCATGGAGGTGCTGCTCCCGCTCGGCTGGTTCGTCCCCGTGACCCCCGGCACCCGGCACATCACCGTCGGCGGCGCCCTCGCGGCCGATATCCACGGCAAGAACCACCATGTCAGCGGCGCCTTCTCACGCCATGTCCGCAGCCTCGACCTGCTCACCGCCGACGGCGGGGTCCACACCCTCGTCCCCGGCACCGGGCTGTTCGACGCGACCACCGGCGGCATGGGGCTCACCGGGGTGATCCTCTCGGCGGTGATCCGGCTGCACCGGGTGGAGACCTCGTTCATGACGGTCGACACCGAACGCGCCCCCGACCTGGACGAGCTGATGAGCAGGCTCGTCGCCACCGACCACCGCTACCGCTACTCGGTCGCCTGGATCGATCTGCTCGCCCGGGGCCGCTCACTGGGGCGCGCGGTCCTCAGCCGGGGGGAGCACGCGCCCCTGGACGCGCTGGACGCGCGCGCCCGCCGCCGCCCGCTGGCGTTCCGGCCGGGGCGGCTGCCCGCGCCGCCGCCGTTCGTCCCCCGGGGGCTGCTGACCCCCGCCGCGGTGGGGCTCTTCAACGCGCTCTGGTACCGGGCCGCGCCCCGCTCCCGCACCGGCAGGCTCCAGCCCCTGACCTCGTTCTTCCATCCGCTGGACGCCGTGCCGCACTGGAACCGCCTCTACGGGCGCGACGGCTTCGTCCAGTACCAGTTCGTGGTCGCCCACGGCCGGGAGGAGACCCTGCGCCGGATCGTGGAGCGGATCGCGGAGCACCGCTGCCCCTCGTTCCTCGCCGTCCTCAAACGGTTCGGCGAGGGCGACCCGGGGTGGCTCTCCTTCCCGCTGCCCGGCTGGACACTGGCGCTGGACATCCCCGCCGGACTGCCCGGCCTGGGGGCGTTCCTGGACGAACTGGACGAGGAGGTCGCGGCGGCGGGCGGGCGCGTCTATCTGGCGAAGGACTCCCGGCTGCGGCCGGAACTCCTCGCCGCGATGTACCCCCGGCTGGACGACTTCCGGGCGCTGCGGGCGGCGCTGGACCCCCACCGTGTCTTCACCTCGGACCTCTCCCGCCGCCTCGCCCTCTGACGCCCCGCCTTGTGAGGCCCCCCTCCGAGGACCCCTCCGACGACCTCTCCGATCCGCAGCGCGCTCAAGGAGCAGCAGCCATGAAGGACGCCTTCGGCACCCCGCAGTCCCTGCTCGTTCTCGGCGGTACCTCCGAGATCGGCCTGGCCGTCGCCCGGCGGCTGATCGCCCGCCGCACCCGTACGGTCTGGCTCGCCGGACGGCCCTCGCCCGATCTGGACGGCGCGGCGGCGGGGCTGCGCGCGCTGGGCGCGGACGTCCGGACGGTCGACTTCGACGCGCTCGACCCGGAGCGCCACGAGGAGGTGCTGGGGAAGGTCTTCACGGAGGGCGACCTCGACATGGTGCTGCTCGCCTTCGGTGTCCTGGGCGACCAGGCCAACGACGAGGGCGACCCGCCCGCCGCCGTCCGGGTCGCGCAGACCAACTACACCGGCGCCGTCTCGGCCGGGCTCGTCTGCGCGGGCGCGCTCCAGAACCAGGGCCACGGCTCCCTGGTGGTGCTCTCCTCGGTGGCGGGCGAACGGGCCCGCCGCACCAACTTCATCTACGGCTCCAGCAAGGCGGGGCTGGACGCCTTCGCCCAGGGGCTGGGGGACGCGCTGTACGGGACCGGGGTCCATGTGATGGTGGTACGTCCCGGTTTTGTGCGGACCCGGATGACGGCGGGGCTGCCCGAGGCGCCGCTCGCCACCACCCCGGAGGAGGTGGCCCTCGCGGTGGAACGGGGGCTGCGCCGCCGCTCGGAGGTGGTGTGGGTGCCGGGGGCGCTGCGGGTGGTGATGGCGGCGCTGCGCCATGTGCCGCGCGCGCTCTTCCGCAGGCTGGACATCTGACCCGGGCCAGGAACGGACCGGGCCCCGGGCTCAGAAGGCCAAGGGCTCAGGAAGTCGAAGGGCCCCAGAAAGTCGCGGGGCTCAGGAGGTCGAGGGCGTGACGGCCGTCTCCACCGGGGCGGCCGGAGCGCCCGGAGCGATCACCCCGATGGCGCCGACCGCGTCGTCCAGGGGCGAGCCCTGCGCCGGTACGGAGCCGACGCCCCCGCCGAACGCGTACTCCCGCAGCTTGCGCCAGACGCCGTCCGCGCCCTGCTCGTACAGCGCGAACGAGGCGCACGTCCACCCGGCCTCGAAGCCGGACAGCTCCGTGTACGCCCGGTCCATGGCCTCGTCGGCGATGGCGTGCGCGACGGTGACATGCGGGTGGTACGAGAACGGAAGCTCCCGCGCCAGCGGCCCTGAGGCGCCCCGGATCCGCTTCTGGAGCCGGGAGCAGGCGGCCCCGCCCTCCACCACGTTGACGAAGACGACCGGTGAGACGGGCCGGAAGGTGCCGGTGCCCGCCAGTCGCATGGGGAACGCCCGCGTGCGCGCCGCCACCCCGGTCAGATGCGCCTCGACGGCGGGCAGCAGCGCGGGGTCGGCCTCGGTCGGCGGCAGCAGGGTGACATGGGTGGGAATCCCGTGGGCGGCGGGATCTCCGAAGCCCGCGCGCCGCTCCTGGAGCAGGCAGCCATAGGGCTCCGGGACCGCGATCGAAACGCCGAGCGTTACGGTCCCCACGTCGTTCTCCTTCAGTCGTCCGATGGGCGTGGACGGGCCCATGGAGGGGTGGTCACCATCGGGTGGTGGTCGTACAGCCGCCAGTGTGGCGGCTGTACGGCACATGTGGCCAGAGGCGTTGGACACAGGGGGGAGGTCCCGACCGGTCCTCCCCCGCTCCCCGGCCCGGCGGGGCTCAGCCCTTCGCGGGCAGGAAGCCGATCCGGTCGTACGCGGCCGCCAGCGTCTTCGCGGCCACGGCACGGGCCTTGTGCGCGCCCTGGGCGAGGATCGCGTCCAGGGCGGCGGGGTCGTCCAGGAACTCCTGCGTCCGGGTGCGGAACGGGGTGACGAACTCCACCATCACCTCGGCCAGGTCGGTCTTGAGCGCCCCGTACATCTTGCCCTCGTACTCCTTCTCCAGCTCGGCGACGGTCCGGCCGGTGAGGGTGGAGTAGATGGTGAGCAGATTGCTGACGCCGGGCTTCTCGACCGGGTCGAAGCGGATCACCGTGTCGGTGTCGGTGACGGCGCTCTTGACCTTCTTCGCGGTCGCCTTCGGCTCGTCGAGCAGGTTGATCAGGCCCTTGGGCGTGGACGCCGACTTGCTCATCTTGACCGCCGGGTCCTGGAGGTCGTAGATCTTCGCGACCTCCTTGACGATGTGCGGCGCGGGCACGCTGAAGGTGTCGCCGAAGCGGGTGTTGAAACGCTCGGCGAGATCACGGGTCAGCTCGATGTGCTGGCGCTGGTCCTCGCCCACCGGGACCGCGTCGGCCTGGTAGAGGAGGATGTCCGCGACCTGGAGCACCGGGTAGGTGAAGAGCCCGACGGTGGCCCGGTCGGCACCCTGCTTGGCCGACTTGTCCTTGAACTGCGTCATCCGGGACGCCTCGCCGAAGCCGGTGAGGCAGTTCATGACCCATCCGAGCTGCGCGTGCTCGGGGACGTGGCTCTGGATGAAGAGGGTGCAGCGGTCGGGGTCCAGACCGGCGGCGAGGAGCTGGGCCGCCGCGAGCCGGGTGTTGGCGCGCAGCTCCGCGGGGTCCTGCGGGACCGTGATCGCGTGCAGGTCGACGACCATGTAGAACGCGTCGTGGGTCTCCTGGAGTGCCACGTACTGGCGGATCGCTCCGAGGTAGTTCCCCAGGTGGAACGAGCCGGCGGTGGGCTGGATACCGGAGAGAGCCCGGGGGCGTGCACCGGTGGCGAGCGGGTGATCTTGGGCCATGTCCTTCATTGTCTCAGGTGGGGAACGGCTCCCGGTTCGCTGCCCCGGGCCGCCCCCCGCCCCGGTGCGGGGACGGGGGCGCGGCGGCCGGGGCGGCGGGCCCTGCGGACCGGAACGGCCGGATGGACCGGATGGACCGGATGGACCGGATGGATCTGACCGGTCAGATCGACCGGACCGGCCGGGCCGGTCAGATCGCGAGGCCGGGGGCCGGGTGGGCGGCCATCACCTCGGCGACCTCGGCGCGGATGACGGCGAGGGCGTCCTCGTCGCCCGTCCGGGCCGCCGTCACACCCCGGTCGATCCAGTCGGCGACGGTGGCCATCTGCCCGGTGCCCAGTCCGCGCGAGGTGAGCGACGGGGTGCCGATCCGGATGCCGGACGGGTCGAAGGGCTTGCGGGTGTCGTAGGGGACGGTGTTGTAGTTGACGACGACGCCCGCCCGGTCCAGGGCCTTGGCGGCGGTCTTGCCGGGGACGTCCCTGGAGGTGAGGTCGATCAGGACGAGGTGGTTGTCCGTACCGCCGGAGACCAGGTCGAAGCCCCGGGCGAGCAGGGCATCGGCGAGGGCGCGGGCGTTGGCGACGACGGCGTGCGCGTAGTCGCGGAAGGCGGGCTGGGCGGCCTCGTGGAGGGCGACCGCGATGGCGGCGGTGGTCTGGTTGTGCGGACCTCCCTGGAGCCCGGGGAAGACCGCCTTGTCGATGGCCTTGGCGTGCTCCTCGCGGCACATCAGCATCGCCCCGCGCGGGCCGCGCAGCGTCTTGTGCGTGGTCGTGGAGATCACGTCGGCGTACGGCACCGGTGAGGGGTGGGCGCCGCCCGCGATCAGTCCGGCGATATGGGCGATGTCGGCGACGAGGACCGCGCCGGACTCGCGGGCGATCTCCGCGAAGGCGGCGAAGTCGATCGTGCGGGGCAGCGCCGTGCCACCACAGAAGAGGATCGTGGGCCGTTCCTTGAGGGCCAGCTCACGGACCTGGTCGAGGTCGATCAGCCCGGTGTCCCGGTGGACGCCGTACTGCACGCCCCGGAACCAGGTGCCGGTGGCCGAGACGCCCCAGCCGTGGGTCAGATGCCCGCCCATGGGCAGGGCCATGCCCATCACGGTGTCGCCGGGCTCGGCGAAGGCGAGGTAGACCGCGAGGTTGGCCGGGGAGCCGGAGTAGGGCTGGACATTGGCGTGGTCGACGCCGAAGACGGCGCGGGCGCGCTCGGCGGCGAGCCGTTCGACCTGGTCGATGTTCTGCTGGCCCTCGTAGTAGCGGCGGCCGGGGTAGCCCTCGCTGTACTTGTTCTGGAGGACGGTGCCGGACGCCTCCAGGACGGCGCGGGAGACGTAGTTCTCGCTGGGGATCAGCCGCAGGGTCTCGGCCTGGAGCTGTTCCTCGGCCCGGATCAGCGCGGCCAGCTCC
The nucleotide sequence above comes from Streptomyces clavuligerus. Encoded proteins:
- a CDS encoding metallophosphoesterase, which gives rise to MLAVVVLVVIAVVALLAGVHWYVWRRVVRDTTRGPGTARRVGTVALVILPVLSVGALVARRAGVPFWLERILAWPGYLWLAVLLYLVLALLVGEAVRAIWLRWDRTAKRTARSGRPETTATAAPVTSTTTSTITGTTTSTTTSSATGADAGTAPVAARPEPVPVPGAEEPRETAARQDTDAGTASASGTSSGTAKPEPAPESEPASEPVTEIAPAPGPAAAEPARAVSRRLFVSRTVAAGAAAAALGTVGHGAHGVLRGPRLKRVTVPLAKLPRSAHGLRIAVVSDIHIGPILGRAHTQRIVDTINAAQPDLVAVVGDMVDGTVADLGPAAEPLAQLRARHGSFFVTGNHEYFSGAEQWVEHVRELGLKPLENERVEIAGGFDLAGVNDVEGESTGQGPDFARALGDRDRSRAAVLLAHQPVVIHDAVEHGVDLQLSGHTHGGQLWPGNYLAELANPTVAGLERYGDTQLYVSRGAGAWGPPVRVGAESDITIVQLASRQA
- a CDS encoding SCO4848 family membrane protein; its protein translation is MKLSRPVSWFLLAFGVWSWFIWVTFVKNLWEDGSGLAFDDAGDPTAYFWVHLLLAVTSLILGTAVGAIGLRGVRALRREE
- a CDS encoding D-alanyl-D-alanine carboxypeptidase family protein; amino-acid sequence: MRTTVRTTARKAALVVAAASLLPALGGAPAFADTHDDKPQGKNSATTARKHPDPPAVMSTVGGARLGVAGTQVSLGTGAPVLPKDLTARSWVVADAESGEVLAAHNPHWRLAPASTLKMLFADTLLPKLPKATTHKVSADELADVGLNSSVVGVEEDMTYSIHDLWLGVFLRSGNDAVHVLSALNGGIDKTVQDMQAHAEELQALDTQVVSPDGYDAAGQVSSAYDLTLIARSGLQKKDFREYSATMTADFPGKGQIVTTNRLLTGDFGLDPYKGLAGVKNGSTTHAGATFTGVAERGGRVLLVTVMNPESEENNAVYKETERLLDWGFAAAGKVTPVGELVPPKSAALDDTMAAGPSNGPSGTASATPGPAAAAAASATRAQEPSGGVGTALAVAGGVLIALAAGVFVVNRRWPSRRS
- a CDS encoding YihY/virulence factor BrkB family protein codes for the protein MDWMEKVPGLARLTRTHAWRSYLTLERAHWARLAAAITFLSFLALFPLLTVAAAVAAALIGADRAGRLEARISEQVPGISDQLDFGSLVANAGTVGLVAGAFLLVTGIGWIGSMRDCLRAVWGLDDEDRGNFLLRKAKDTGVLLGLGATALVSLAASALGTSAVGWGAERLGVERGGAGGVLLAVAAIAIAVVADFLMLLYLLTLLPGVRPGRRPLLVAALLGAIGFELLKLLLSGYMQQVAAKSLYGAFGVPVALLLWINFTAKLLLYCAAWTATPGNGSDPVPDPAPDSDSGPVPGPVPDSGSVVGDGGAAPGPDGLSSGGRASGG
- a CDS encoding decaprenyl-phosphate phosphoribosyltransferase — translated: MSERGTVLLDLPDRPGRRRSGPFARPRARTLATGLLRTARPRQWVKNLLVAAAPAAAGELDSLHNTTHLALVFVLFTAAACAVYLVNDARDAEADRAHPVKRRRPVAAGEVPAPLAYTVGALLAVLAVAGAAALCNALTGALLTAYLSMQFAYCLWLKHVLVVDMAVVTTGFLMRATTGGVALGIPLSRWFLITTGFGALFMVAAKRYSEAVQLAGDKGATRALLTEYTTGYLRFVWQLAAGVAVLGYCLWALESDGGPGSGGGASLLPWRQLSMIAFILAVLRYAVFADRGTAGEPEEVVLRDRALAVIGLVWAAMYACAVAGL
- a CDS encoding phosphatase PAP2 family protein encodes the protein MRYEEWAAADRELLALTVRGGAGLPGVTAAARGLSRAGEHGGLWLAAGLAGAAADRARRPAWLRATAVVGLAHVASVGVKYLVRRERPSGVEPAPARSGQRARTGAGAGTGSGQEAGQRSGTGGGQEFWQSSGTGSGQEAALARSGQRAGPGAGAGGTWPAAEVFGPYSFPSAHATSASAAAVAFGALLPAPLGAAALTSLAAAMCLSRLVVGVHYPTDIAAGAALGALAAHWGTRRPPGRRSGVGAGAGRGPA
- a CDS encoding FAD-binding protein gives rise to the protein MSVADPRPGPVDLPPADPGDPFVTVSGWGRTAPTTASVVRPRSPEEAADAVRAWGARGGIARGLGRAYGDAAQNAGGTVLDMTGLHRVRSLDTAAGTVDCDAGVSLHRLMEVLLPLGWFVPVTPGTRHITVGGALAADIHGKNHHVSGAFSRHVRSLDLLTADGGVHTLVPGTGLFDATTGGMGLTGVILSAVIRLHRVETSFMTVDTERAPDLDELMSRLVATDHRYRYSVAWIDLLARGRSLGRAVLSRGEHAPLDALDARARRRPLAFRPGRLPAPPPFVPRGLLTPAAVGLFNALWYRAAPRSRTGRLQPLTSFFHPLDAVPHWNRLYGRDGFVQYQFVVAHGREETLRRIVERIAEHRCPSFLAVLKRFGEGDPGWLSFPLPGWTLALDIPAGLPGLGAFLDELDEEVAAAGGRVYLAKDSRLRPELLAAMYPRLDDFRALRAALDPHRVFTSDLSRRLAL
- a CDS encoding decaprenylphospho-beta-D-erythro-pentofuranosid-2-ulose 2-reductase, which encodes MKDAFGTPQSLLVLGGTSEIGLAVARRLIARRTRTVWLAGRPSPDLDGAAAGLRALGADVRTVDFDALDPERHEEVLGKVFTEGDLDMVLLAFGVLGDQANDEGDPPAAVRVAQTNYTGAVSAGLVCAGALQNQGHGSLVVLSSVAGERARRTNFIYGSSKAGLDAFAQGLGDALYGTGVHVMVVRPGFVRTRMTAGLPEAPLATTPEEVALAVERGLRRRSEVVWVPGALRVVMAALRHVPRALFRRLDI
- a CDS encoding 2'-5' RNA ligase family protein, producing MGTVTLGVSIAVPEPYGCLLQERRAGFGDPAAHGIPTHVTLLPPTEADPALLPAVEAHLTGVAARTRAFPMRLAGTGTFRPVSPVVFVNVVEGGAACSRLQKRIRGASGPLARELPFSYHPHVTVAHAIADEAMDRAYTELSGFEAGWTCASFALYEQGADGVWRKLREYAFGGGVGSVPAQGSPLDDAVGAIGVIAPGAPAAPVETAVTPSTS
- the trpS gene encoding tryptophan--tRNA ligase, translated to MKDMAQDHPLATGARPRALSGIQPTAGSFHLGNYLGAIRQYVALQETHDAFYMVVDLHAITVPQDPAELRANTRLAAAQLLAAGLDPDRCTLFIQSHVPEHAQLGWVMNCLTGFGEASRMTQFKDKSAKQGADRATVGLFTYPVLQVADILLYQADAVPVGEDQRQHIELTRDLAERFNTRFGDTFSVPAPHIVKEVAKIYDLQDPAVKMSKSASTPKGLINLLDEPKATAKKVKSAVTDTDTVIRFDPVEKPGVSNLLTIYSTLTGRTVAELEKEYEGKMYGALKTDLAEVMVEFVTPFRTRTQEFLDDPAALDAILAQGAHKARAVAAKTLAAAYDRIGFLPAKG
- the glyA gene encoding serine hydroxymethyltransferase; protein product: MTSPSAEQQPFRPEHPALTAADPELAALIRAEEQLQAETLRLIPSENYVSRAVLEASGTVLQNKYSEGYPGRRYYEGQQNIDQVERLAAERARAVFGVDHANVQPYSGSPANLAVYLAFAEPGDTVMGMALPMGGHLTHGWGVSATGTWFRGVQYGVHRDTGLIDLDQVRELALKERPTILFCGGTALPRTIDFAAFAEIARESGAVLVADIAHIAGLIAGGAHPSPVPYADVISTTTHKTLRGPRGAMLMCREEHAKAIDKAVFPGLQGGPHNQTTAAIAVALHEAAQPAFRDYAHAVVANARALADALLARGFDLVSGGTDNHLVLIDLTSRDVPGKTAAKALDRAGVVVNYNTVPYDTRKPFDPSGIRIGTPSLTSRGLGTGQMATVADWIDRGVTAARTGDEDALAVIRAEVAEVMAAHPAPGLAI